A genomic window from Anthocerotibacter panamensis C109 includes:
- a CDS encoding DUF5060 domain-containing protein — MAVAAANLTQGMETAQEFGVHEIVLTGQGSARNPFDTAATVTFTDAVGQKVTVNAFYDGSNTWRARLYVDRPGLWSWQSRSPTNSGLNAKSGRFTAVVSKLRGMLREDPANHKQWATDDGRWFLNLNDTAYRFFNRGATQWQPYADSLIAKGLTSLRAGALGGINWGKNASGSTFQSNNPWVDERDYSRIDLAKFQTTDSRLTWLLNNRPDFYIQMILFGLKQYGSDATGQAWAAVPQAQRTQLLQYMVARWAAFPQIYWLIINDANYGSSFPKNNAMAQEIGTYFLKNDPWQHPLSTGRTRNQPFPFPTAPWASYFHLEGAYALGADEINAYRNYPAHVFYGEDQYERSENGKAPANPQYFYRWLFWSWLFAGGSANYGGPGIQRDSITPYSQVNPPLVGLNSIPYIKRFLESRNLALSDFTPADTKVTDLDGRSGRLRPKLMLQRAPRPAYLVYHPNARSSGQGAQVNSDLTAQMRVDLTSTPGTFAVEWYRAQDGAALSQGTVKGGQSVQLTAPWKGVDVVLYLRAE; from the coding sequence ATGGCTGTAGCTGCAGCTAACCTGACCCAGGGAATGGAAACAGCACAGGAATTTGGGGTGCACGAAATTGTTTTGACGGGCCAAGGCTCGGCGCGCAACCCCTTTGATACCGCAGCAACCGTCACCTTCACCGATGCCGTCGGACAGAAGGTGACCGTGAATGCTTTTTATGATGGCAGCAACACATGGCGAGCACGCCTCTATGTGGACCGTCCGGGACTGTGGTCCTGGCAGTCGCGTTCTCCCACCAATAGCGGGCTCAATGCTAAGTCGGGACGCTTTACCGCCGTGGTCTCCAAACTGCGCGGGATGCTGCGCGAAGACCCGGCTAACCATAAGCAATGGGCCACCGATGATGGGCGCTGGTTTTTGAATCTCAACGACACCGCCTACCGCTTCTTCAACCGGGGGGCTACCCAATGGCAGCCCTATGCCGACAGCCTGATCGCCAAGGGTCTGACCTCGCTGCGCGCTGGAGCCCTAGGCGGGATCAACTGGGGCAAGAACGCGTCAGGTTCTACGTTTCAGAGCAACAATCCCTGGGTGGACGAGCGCGACTACAGCCGCATCGATCTAGCCAAGTTCCAAACCACCGATAGCCGCCTGACTTGGCTGCTCAACAACCGCCCCGATTTTTATATCCAGATGATCCTGTTTGGCCTCAAGCAGTACGGTAGCGACGCGACGGGACAGGCTTGGGCGGCTGTCCCCCAAGCGCAGCGCACCCAACTCCTCCAGTACATGGTGGCCCGCTGGGCGGCATTCCCCCAGATCTACTGGCTCATCATCAACGATGCCAACTACGGCAGTTCTTTCCCCAAAAACAACGCTATGGCCCAGGAAATCGGGACCTATTTCCTGAAAAACGACCCTTGGCAGCACCCCTTGTCCACAGGGCGCACCCGTAACCAGCCCTTCCCTTTCCCGACTGCGCCCTGGGCGAGCTATTTCCACCTAGAGGGCGCGTATGCGCTGGGGGCCGACGAGATCAACGCCTACCGCAACTACCCAGCCCATGTTTTTTATGGAGAAGACCAGTACGAGCGCTCGGAGAACGGTAAAGCACCAGCCAACCCCCAATATTTCTACCGCTGGCTGTTCTGGTCGTGGCTCTTTGCGGGTGGTTCGGCGAACTATGGGGGACCGGGCATACAGCGTGACAGCATCACCCCTTATAGCCAGGTCAACCCGCCCTTGGTCGGGCTCAACTCAATCCCCTATATCAAGCGCTTTCTGGAGTCGCGTAACCTGGCACTCTCGGACTTCACCCCGGCTGATACTAAAGTCACAGACCTGGATGGACGGTCGGGCCGTCTGCGTCCGAAGCTGATGCTCCAGCGCGCCCCACGCCCTGCCTATCTGGTCTATCATCCCAATGCCCGCTCCTCCGGGCAGGGGGCACAGGTAAATTCAGACCTTACGGCGCAGATGCGGGTAGACTTGACCAGCACTCCGGGAACTTTTGCCGTGGAGTGGTACCGCGCTCAAGATGGGGCTGCCCTCAGTCAGGGTACCGTCAAGGGCGGTCAATCGGTCCAACTCACCGCGCCCTGGAAGGGCGTCGATGTGGTCCTCTACTTGAGGGCTGAATAA
- a CDS encoding sugar phosphate nucleotidyltransferase, whose protein sequence is MKAMILAAGKGTRVRPITYTIPKPMIPILQKPVMEFLLELLRRHGFTQVMVNVSHLAHEIEHYFRDGQRFGVEIAYSFEGRIEDGELVGEALGSAGGLRRIQDFAPFFDETFVVLCGDALVDVDLTQAIQWHKQKKALATLVLKQVPPTEVSGYGVVVTDPEGRVQTFQEKPAMEEALSNQVSTGIYIFEPEIFDYIPSGQSYDIGSQLFPKLVDLGLPFYGLTLDFEWLDIGKVPDYWAAIQRVLKGEVPLVPIPGREVRPGIYVGLNVAVDWDRVDLTGPVYIGGMTRIEDGARIIGPTAIGPNCHICSHAHLERSMVFGYSWLGSGVHLVDQLVFGRYCVHKSGTTLDIQSTGLDWLINDARQASLIAPAV, encoded by the coding sequence ATGAAAGCGATGATTCTTGCAGCGGGTAAAGGTACTCGGGTCCGTCCCATCACCTACACGATTCCGAAGCCGATGATCCCGATCCTGCAAAAGCCGGTGATGGAGTTTTTGCTTGAGTTGTTGCGCCGCCACGGTTTTACGCAGGTGATGGTAAACGTGAGCCATCTCGCCCACGAAATCGAGCACTATTTTCGGGATGGGCAGCGCTTTGGTGTGGAGATTGCCTACTCTTTTGAGGGACGGATTGAGGATGGAGAACTCGTCGGGGAAGCGCTCGGTAGTGCAGGGGGACTACGGCGTATCCAGGATTTTGCCCCGTTCTTTGATGAAACCTTCGTAGTGCTGTGTGGGGATGCGCTGGTGGACGTGGACCTGACTCAGGCTATTCAGTGGCACAAGCAGAAAAAAGCGCTTGCCACCCTGGTCCTGAAGCAAGTTCCCCCCACCGAAGTCTCTGGCTATGGCGTGGTGGTCACGGACCCGGAGGGACGGGTGCAGACTTTTCAGGAAAAGCCTGCTATGGAAGAGGCGCTGAGCAATCAGGTCAGCACGGGGATCTATATTTTTGAGCCGGAGATCTTCGACTACATTCCCTCAGGACAGTCCTACGATATTGGCAGCCAACTCTTTCCCAAACTGGTGGACCTTGGGTTACCTTTTTATGGCCTAACCTTGGATTTTGAATGGCTGGATATCGGTAAAGTCCCGGACTATTGGGCTGCGATCCAGCGTGTTCTTAAAGGGGAGGTTCCGCTGGTTCCGATTCCGGGACGAGAGGTGCGCCCTGGAATCTATGTAGGGCTCAATGTGGCAGTGGACTGGGACCGAGTGGACCTCACAGGACCGGTCTATATCGGCGGCATGACCCGGATTGAGGATGGAGCCCGCATCATCGGACCCACGGCAATCGGCCCCAACTGCCATATTTGCTCCCATGCCCACCTTGAGCGCAGTATGGTCTTCGGCTATTCATGGTTGGGCTCTGGGGTACATCTGGTGGACCAACTGGTCTTCGGGCGCTACTGTGTGCACAAATCCGGGACCACCCTCGATATCCAATCCACGGGTCTCGACTGGCTCATCAATGATGCCCGCCAAGCCTCCTTAATTGCTCCTGCTGTGTGA